In Candidatus Polarisedimenticolia bacterium, the following are encoded in one genomic region:
- a CDS encoding helix-turn-helix transcriptional regulator yields MDVNKDLVAASATPLVLAILAEGDSYGYAIIKRVAELSGGRLQWTDGMLYPVLHRLERQGYVAAKWSAAENGRRRKYYRITKEGRAQLAAQRQQWKAVDGTLRGIWMKARTA; encoded by the coding sequence ATGGACGTGAATAAGGACCTAGTTGCTGCTTCCGCCACGCCGCTCGTGCTCGCCATCCTTGCCGAAGGCGACAGTTACGGCTACGCCATCATCAAGCGAGTGGCCGAGTTGTCAGGCGGGCGCCTACAGTGGACCGACGGCATGCTTTATCCCGTGCTGCACCGGCTTGAGCGCCAAGGTTATGTCGCGGCGAAGTGGTCCGCGGCCGAGAATGGCCGCAGGCGCAAGTACTACCGGATCACGAAAGAAGGCCGGGCGCAGCTCGCAGCCCAGCGCCAGCAGTGGAAGGCCGTGGACGGTACCCTGCGGGGTATCTGGATGAAGGCGCGCACGGCATGA
- a CDS encoding CPXCG motif-containing cysteine-rich protein, with translation MKNEDDDIRNVDPGALSTDFVFDTEAEVACPYCGERVLLGLDPGGGTTQEYVEDCQVCCRPWRVRVSYGETGAAEVRVEQAQ, from the coding sequence ATGAAAAACGAAGACGACGATATCCGGAATGTCGATCCTGGCGCTCTCTCAACCGATTTCGTCTTCGACACCGAGGCCGAGGTCGCTTGTCCCTACTGCGGCGAAAGAGTCTTGTTAGGCCTGGATCCGGGCGGCGGTACGACGCAGGAGTACGTGGAAGATTGCCAAGTCTGCTGCCGGCCTTGGCGCGTTCGGGTGAGCTACGGCGAGACTGGGGCTGCCGAGGTGCGGGTCGAACAGGCGCAGTGA
- a CDS encoding DUF2914 domain-containing protein — protein sequence MAIIKSRLNERYQRLQSFRERHAKAEIALFFAAGFLFDILTLSRIDDLFTLVQQGLYLVVLAWLMLLDERYRAGVASPPPMLEKAWRFSEDVIHFLFGSLLSSFTLFYLKSTSEISSLLFLSFICALLVANELPGFRKRGPIIRFALLSLCATSYCALLLPILSGFLSKWLFVASVALSCAAGTWLVRLLIRWTGDSRSVLRRVAAPAVGMQALLVVAYFAGAIPPVPLSVQYIGIYHEIVPPGRAAEAAPSQAATLAGRAPAGRTYQLKHLRPWWKVWHHGDQDFAARPGDLVYCFARIFAPNRFRDVVFMHWWLEGPNGKWLEQGRTPLTVTGGRGEGFRAFATKKNYRPGRWRVEIELEDGRDMGVIHFNLRDDPSAGERTFAVDRL from the coding sequence ATGGCGATAATCAAATCGAGACTGAACGAGCGCTACCAGCGGCTGCAGTCTTTCCGCGAGCGGCACGCCAAGGCGGAGATCGCCCTCTTCTTCGCCGCCGGCTTCCTCTTCGACATCCTCACGCTCTCCCGCATCGATGACCTCTTCACGCTCGTCCAGCAGGGGCTGTATCTCGTCGTGCTGGCATGGCTGATGCTTCTGGATGAGCGCTACCGGGCGGGAGTCGCCTCTCCACCGCCCATGCTGGAGAAGGCGTGGCGCTTCTCCGAGGACGTCATCCACTTTCTCTTCGGCAGTCTGTTGAGCTCATTCACGCTCTTCTATCTCAAGAGCACCTCCGAGATATCGTCCCTCCTCTTCCTGTCGTTCATTTGCGCCCTGCTCGTCGCCAACGAGCTGCCCGGTTTTCGCAAGCGCGGACCGATCATCCGTTTCGCGCTGCTCAGCCTCTGCGCAACCTCCTATTGCGCCCTGCTCCTGCCGATCCTTTCGGGCTTCCTCAGCAAGTGGCTGTTCGTGGCGTCGGTGGCCCTCTCCTGCGCGGCCGGCACCTGGCTGGTGCGACTGCTGATCCGCTGGACCGGTGACTCGAGATCGGTGTTGCGGAGAGTGGCGGCCCCCGCTGTCGGAATGCAGGCGCTCCTAGTCGTGGCCTACTTCGCGGGAGCCATCCCGCCCGTCCCGCTGTCGGTACAGTACATCGGCATCTACCACGAGATCGTCCCGCCGGGCCGCGCGGCCGAGGCCGCACCGTCACAGGCGGCGACCCTCGCCGGACGCGCACCGGCGGGCAGGACCTACCAGCTCAAGCATCTGCGCCCGTGGTGGAAGGTGTGGCACCACGGCGACCAGGACTTCGCGGCCCGGCCGGGTGACCTCGTTTACTGTTTCGCGCGCATCTTCGCGCCCAACAGGTTCCGAGACGTCGTCTTCATGCACTGGTGGCTCGAGGGGCCGAACGGCAAGTGGCTGGAACAGGGGCGGACGCCGCTCACCGTCACCGGCGGCCGGGGCGAGGGCTTTCGCGCCTTTGCGACCAAGAAGAACTACCGGCCCGGCCGGTGGCGCGTGGAAATCGAGCTCGAAGACGGCCGCGACATGGGAGTGATCCATTTCAATCTGAGGGACGATCCCTCGGCCGGGGAGCGAACCTTCGCCGTCGATCGCTTGTGA
- a CDS encoding PDZ domain-containing protein gives MRRNHWIGLLTVACFAAFIGSLALAGGHGCTMKAEDCAKEMTTYFKTHGWLGVEKDHNEDGTLTVTKIAPGGPAEKAGFQVGDRIVSINGVALPSGNEEKLKALKEGMKIGDTVTYEVSRNGQNVTLQAGLTKIPDDALAAMIEKHQKEEHQVARK, from the coding sequence ATGCGGAGAAACCACTGGATCGGCCTCCTGACCGTGGCGTGCTTTGCCGCGTTCATCGGAAGCCTCGCCCTGGCCGGCGGACACGGCTGCACGATGAAGGCGGAGGATTGCGCCAAGGAGATGACGACCTACTTCAAGACCCACGGCTGGCTCGGCGTCGAGAAGGACCACAACGAGGACGGGACGTTGACGGTGACGAAGATCGCTCCGGGAGGACCCGCGGAGAAGGCAGGGTTCCAGGTGGGCGATCGGATCGTCTCGATCAACGGCGTGGCCCTCCCCTCGGGCAATGAAGAAAAGCTGAAGGCCCTGAAGGAGGGGATGAAGATCGGGGACACCGTGACCTACGAGGTCAGCCGGAACGGCCAGAACGTCACGCTGCAGGCCGGCCTCACGAAGATCCCCGACGATGCGCTGGCCGCGATGATCGAAAAGCACCAGAAGGAGGAGCACCAAGTCGCGCGAAAGTAG
- a CDS encoding SgcJ/EcaC family oxidoreductase yields MTKMRGFLGLLAVMAIVGAIGAAGITRAADRTQEAKAAIEKVNVAFTRAFERGDAAALAEMYTVDAIVFPPDKEMIKGRDAIGEFWKATRDGGVTSATLTTLDVGRSGDLAYEVGTASLTIQSTGREPTTANAKYVVVWKRAAGSWKLHRDIWNGLPEPK; encoded by the coding sequence ATGACCAAGATGCGCGGATTCCTCGGATTGCTGGCGGTCATGGCGATAGTGGGAGCCATCGGTGCGGCAGGTATCACGAGGGCCGCCGACCGAACCCAGGAAGCAAAGGCAGCCATTGAAAAGGTGAATGTCGCCTTCACCCGGGCGTTCGAGCGCGGCGACGCGGCAGCCCTCGCGGAGATGTACACGGTCGATGCCATCGTGTTCCCGCCAGACAAGGAAATGATCAAGGGTCGTGACGCAATCGGGGAGTTTTGGAAAGCGACACGGGATGGCGGGGTCACCAGCGCAACGCTGACGACGCTCGACGTTGGCAGAAGCGGTGATCTTGCTTATGAGGTCGGGACCGCTTCTCTGACGATCCAATCCACCGGCAGGGAGCCGACTACGGCCAACGCCAAGTACGTGGTGGTGTGGAAGCGAGCTGCGGGTTCATGGAAGCTGCATCGTGACATCTGGAACGGTCTTCCAGAACCAAAGTGA